One window from the genome of Deltaproteobacteria bacterium encodes:
- a CDS encoding branched-chain amino acid transaminase, with product MWLNGKLVSPSEARLDFLTPALHYGVAAFEGIRCYRTARGPAIFRLEEHVERLIHSARVLGWRELPFGLEELTAGCTDVVRASGFEECYIRPLIWLAEGGWNLTVDGGKAYAGIAVWEWKAYLGAEALEQGVRANVSTFTRHHPNVMMTKAKISGNYPNSVLAKTESLRLGFDEAIMLDAQGMVAECTGENIFVVRRGRLVTPPPGAILEGITRDSIMTLARDLGHEVVEQPVSRDQLYIADEVFVTGTAAEVIGLREIDFRPIGSGRGTPVTRALQQAYHAVVRGEHPRSASWLTFVS from the coding sequence ATGTGGCTGAACGGCAAGCTCGTCTCGCCTTCGGAGGCGCGGTTGGACTTCCTCACGCCCGCGCTCCACTACGGAGTGGCGGCCTTCGAGGGGATCCGCTGTTACCGCACGGCGCGAGGGCCGGCCATCTTCAGGCTCGAGGAGCACGTCGAGCGGCTGATCCATTCGGCGCGCGTCCTCGGCTGGCGCGAGCTGCCGTTCGGTCTGGAGGAGCTGACCGCAGGCTGCACGGACGTGGTCCGCGCGAGCGGATTCGAGGAGTGCTACATCCGCCCTCTGATCTGGCTCGCGGAAGGCGGCTGGAACCTGACGGTCGACGGCGGCAAGGCGTACGCGGGCATCGCCGTCTGGGAGTGGAAGGCGTATCTGGGGGCAGAGGCGCTGGAGCAGGGCGTTCGCGCCAACGTCTCCACCTTTACCCGTCACCACCCGAACGTGATGATGACCAAGGCGAAGATCAGCGGGAACTATCCCAACTCGGTGCTGGCGAAGACCGAGTCGCTGCGCCTCGGATTCGACGAGGCGATCATGCTCGATGCGCAGGGCATGGTGGCGGAGTGCACCGGCGAGAACATCTTCGTGGTGCGCCGCGGGCGCCTGGTCACGCCGCCTCCCGGGGCCATCCTGGAGGGCATCACCCGCGACTCGATCATGACGCTGGCGCGCGATCTGGGCCACGAAGTTGTCGAGCAGCCGGTCTCCCGCGACCAGCTCTACATCGCCGACGAGGTCTTCGTGACCGGGACCGCGGCGGAGGTGATCGGGCTGCGGGAGATCGACTTTCGTCCGATCGGCTCCGGCCGCGGAACGCCCGTCACGCGGGCGCTGCAGCAGGCGTACCACGCGGTGGTGCGTGGAGAGCATCCCCGCTCTGCGTCCTGGCTCACGTTCGTGAGCTGA
- a CDS encoding superoxide dismutase family protein, whose product MRYATLLLILACGCATTTSTTGAPSGGTAGGADAGTVSSDAGMFGTFDAGGMYGDAGAMGAPDAGMPGTTPSVLTARLEPRSSSNVSGIARVTPGGSGVVVLVEVQNATPGEHGVHIHENGDCSDPAAQNAGPHFNPKSAAHHGGANTPVRHGGDLGNMKVSSSGRGLLAVTVSDLTMDNASGRAVVVHEKADDLQSDPAGNSGNRIACGVLQAGQ is encoded by the coding sequence ATGCGGTACGCGACGCTGCTCCTGATCCTCGCTTGCGGCTGCGCCACTACGACGTCCACGACGGGTGCGCCATCGGGCGGCACCGCCGGCGGAGCGGACGCCGGCACCGTCTCGTCCGACGCGGGCATGTTCGGAACTTTCGACGCGGGCGGAATGTACGGCGATGCTGGCGCGATGGGCGCGCCGGACGCCGGGATGCCGGGCACGACGCCGTCGGTGCTGACGGCGAGGCTCGAGCCGCGCAGCAGCAGCAACGTGTCGGGCATCGCGCGTGTCACTCCGGGAGGATCCGGCGTCGTGGTCCTGGTGGAGGTGCAGAATGCCACGCCCGGCGAGCACGGGGTGCACATCCACGAGAACGGCGATTGCAGCGACCCTGCTGCCCAGAACGCCGGCCCTCACTTCAATCCCAAGTCGGCGGCGCACCACGGCGGCGCGAACACGCCAGTCCGCCACGGCGGCGACCTCGGGAACATGAAGGTCAGCTCCAGCGGCCGCGGCCTGCTGGCCGTGACCGTGTCCGACCTGACGATGGACAATGCATCCGGCCGCGCGGTGGTCGTCCACGAGAAGGCGGACGATCTGCAGTCGGATCCGGCAGGCAACTCTGGAAATCGCATCGCCTGCGGCGTGCTCCAGGCCGGCCAGTAA